A section of the Jatrophihabitans sp. genome encodes:
- a CDS encoding ABC transporter substrate-binding protein, translating into MTTVRTSDPRAGRAGERPRDGGVLSLVGAGDVDHLDPALAYHTVTRPIMRACTRQLVTYRATGDHDRAGDLVADLATAADGPFDDEGRQYRFTLKAGVKWNAGQHGREITAADVVRGIKRLAHPMAPSPGLPYYLSTIEGLVEFRDALLAIERRAGAPESRAAAIAEFLETAEVSGLRVQDERTVVFSTVQPSSDFLNILALPFATPAPVEYLAHVPGSAEIEQRLISNGPYRIVEYRPGTGIRLERNPAWAPETDEARAAHVDAIEVHEGLTEDEAYQQVMSGAADLLWDSQPPTERLPELFVTEDPRLEIYLAGLLSPYLVINFLSPNEGGATSDLRVRTALQYAVDKQAVSAIWGGPRLNTIAHQVLPPLSAARRELRPYPTENDTGDPERARRLLAEAGYPDGLRLRLVFRNQDIHPDTAEAVRLALARAGVRVELVPAPIEEFFAGYLGSAAAARAGAWDIALTGWEPDWNGNNARVYLQALFDSASVSDNDDWGTNFGHYSSPRTNELLKAALSCPDPDEANRLFAQAEEEVLRDSAVVPILFAHQYWLHSSRVRDWLPYPVLNGDLTNLWLART; encoded by the coding sequence ATGACGACAGTCCGAACCAGCGACCCGCGTGCCGGCCGGGCGGGCGAGCGGCCACGCGACGGCGGCGTCCTGAGCCTGGTGGGCGCCGGGGATGTCGATCACCTGGACCCCGCGCTGGCCTATCACACCGTGACCAGGCCCATCATGCGCGCCTGCACCCGGCAGCTGGTCACCTACCGCGCCACCGGCGACCACGACCGGGCCGGTGACCTGGTGGCCGACCTGGCGACCGCGGCCGACGGTCCCTTCGACGACGAGGGCAGGCAGTACCGCTTCACGCTCAAGGCCGGCGTCAAGTGGAACGCCGGCCAGCACGGCCGCGAGATCACCGCGGCCGACGTCGTGCGGGGCATCAAGCGCCTTGCCCACCCGATGGCGCCGAGCCCGGGTTTGCCCTACTACCTGAGCACCATCGAGGGACTGGTGGAGTTCCGGGACGCCCTCCTCGCGATCGAGCGCCGGGCCGGCGCCCCTGAGAGCCGGGCGGCGGCGATCGCCGAGTTTCTCGAGACCGCCGAGGTCAGCGGCCTGAGGGTGCAGGACGAGCGCACCGTGGTGTTCTCGACCGTGCAACCGTCCTCGGACTTCCTCAACATCCTCGCGCTGCCGTTCGCGACCCCGGCGCCGGTCGAGTACCTGGCGCACGTGCCCGGCAGCGCCGAGATCGAGCAGCGGCTGATCTCCAACGGCCCGTACCGGATTGTCGAATACCGTCCAGGCACCGGGATCCGGCTCGAGCGCAACCCGGCCTGGGCTCCGGAGACCGACGAGGCCCGCGCGGCGCACGTCGACGCCATCGAGGTCCACGAAGGGCTCACCGAGGACGAGGCCTACCAGCAGGTGATGAGCGGCGCCGCGGACCTGCTGTGGGATTCCCAGCCACCGACCGAGCGGCTGCCCGAGCTGTTCGTCACCGAGGACCCGCGCCTGGAGATCTACCTCGCCGGCCTGCTGAGCCCGTACCTGGTGATCAACTTCTTGAGCCCCAACGAGGGCGGTGCGACCAGTGACCTCAGGGTCCGGACGGCGCTGCAGTACGCCGTCGACAAGCAGGCCGTCTCCGCGATCTGGGGCGGGCCACGGCTCAACACCATCGCCCACCAGGTGCTACCGCCGCTGAGCGCCGCCCGCCGGGAGCTGCGACCCTACCCGACCGAGAATGACACCGGCGACCCCGAGCGCGCCCGCCGGCTGCTGGCCGAGGCAGGCTATCCCGACGGGCTGCGGTTGAGATTGGTGTTTCGCAACCAGGACATCCATCCCGACACCGCCGAAGCGGTCCGGCTCGCGCTGGCCCGTGCCGGAGTGCGGGTCGAACTCGTCCCGGCGCCGATCGAGGAGTTCTTTGCCGGCTACCTCGGCTCGGCGGCGGCGGCCCGCGCCGGGGCCTGGGACATCGCGCTCACCGGATGGGAGCCCGACTGGAACGGCAACAACGCGCGGGTGTACCTGCAGGCGTTGTTCGACAGCGCCAGCGTGTCCGACAACGACGACTGGGGCACCAACTTCGGTCACTACAGCAGCCCGCGGACGAACGAGCTGCTCAAGGCCGCGCTCAGCTGCCCCGACCCGGACGAGGCCAACCGGCTGTTCGCCCAGGCCGAGGAGGAGGTGCTGCGCGACAGCGCCGTGGTGCCGATCCTGTTCGCGCACCAGTACTGGCTGCACTCCTCGCGGGTGCGCGACTGGCTGCCCTATCCGGTGCTCAACGGCGACCTCACCAAC
- a CDS encoding ABC transporter substrate-binding protein, translating into MTIVATQPRLGGILRLFGPGSMDHVDPASSYYALSGQVIRLFARQLFTYPCEPDLRDPRAIIPTPDVAAELPNRANGGISSDGTVYTIRLRPGVYWNTEPAREVTASDFVRGFKRMCCPLTRAGAIAYYTSTIRGMAEFCDRYQEAVGEGASARELAAFQNTHQISGLHAPDSRTLVFELIRPANDFFNILAMPFASAAPVEYDAYVPDSPEFRRGTISNGPYQLDHYVHGRYLRMSRNPAWRQDADPVRHQYLDGVEVVMEKATPEQVREVIAAGEADLSWASPVTEPYAVPPTDPGNDLGYALNPYLVFNTRSPNCDGATGKLAVRQAIAYAVDKMAIADIFHDLEAGTVMRPARSVIPPGNDGHCGVNLYPTPGDRGDPERARALLRQAGYPDGLTLIALHRDVDANPKVARSYAADLARCGITTKLVPVGHDAYYEFLQNPANAIAGAWDISAPSWTPDWFGNNGRAFLQPMFQTNESRGTSNYGLYSNPDVDRLIFQALATPDRDRAKQIWQQVDLQVMADAAIVPLLVHAPTIPHLSGSRVRNAIAMPTVDRWFDLSNLWLDPPD; encoded by the coding sequence ATGACGATCGTCGCCACCCAGCCCCGACTGGGCGGGATCCTGCGCCTCTTCGGGCCGGGAAGCATGGACCATGTGGACCCGGCCAGTTCGTACTATGCCCTTTCCGGTCAAGTGATCAGGCTGTTCGCCCGGCAGCTGTTCACTTACCCGTGCGAGCCCGACCTCCGCGATCCGCGGGCCATCATCCCGACCCCGGACGTCGCCGCGGAGCTTCCGAACCGGGCCAACGGCGGCATCAGCTCCGACGGCACTGTCTATACCATCCGGTTGCGGCCGGGGGTGTACTGGAACACCGAGCCGGCGCGCGAGGTGACGGCCTCCGACTTCGTGCGCGGCTTCAAGCGGATGTGCTGCCCGCTCACCCGGGCGGGTGCGATCGCGTACTACACCAGCACCATCCGGGGGATGGCCGAGTTCTGTGATCGCTACCAGGAGGCGGTCGGCGAGGGCGCGAGCGCGCGGGAGCTCGCGGCGTTCCAGAACACCCACCAGATCTCGGGACTGCACGCGCCGGACTCGCGAACGCTGGTCTTCGAGCTGATCCGGCCGGCGAACGACTTCTTCAACATCCTGGCCATGCCGTTCGCCTCGGCGGCCCCCGTCGAGTACGACGCCTACGTTCCGGACAGCCCGGAGTTCCGGCGCGGCACCATCTCCAACGGTCCCTACCAGCTCGATCACTACGTCCACGGCCGCTACCTGCGGATGTCGCGCAATCCCGCGTGGCGCCAGGACGCCGACCCGGTCCGCCACCAGTACCTCGACGGCGTCGAGGTCGTGATGGAGAAGGCGACGCCCGAGCAGGTCCGCGAGGTCATCGCCGCCGGCGAGGCCGACCTGTCCTGGGCCTCACCGGTCACCGAGCCGTACGCGGTGCCGCCGACCGATCCCGGCAACGACCTCGGCTACGCCCTGAACCCCTACCTGGTGTTCAACACCCGCAGTCCGAACTGCGACGGCGCCACCGGCAAGCTGGCGGTCCGGCAGGCGATCGCGTACGCCGTCGACAAGATGGCCATCGCCGACATCTTCCACGACCTCGAGGCCGGCACCGTGATGCGGCCGGCGCGCAGCGTCATCCCGCCGGGCAACGACGGCCACTGCGGTGTCAACCTCTACCCCACGCCGGGTGATCGCGGTGATCCGGAACGGGCTCGCGCGCTGCTGCGCCAGGCCGGTTACCCCGACGGCCTCACCCTGATCGCCCTGCACCGGGACGTCGACGCCAACCCCAAGGTCGCCCGGTCCTACGCCGCCGACCTGGCCAGGTGCGGGATCACCACCAAGCTGGTGCCGGTCGGGCACGACGCCTACTACGAGTTCCTGCAGAACCCGGCGAACGCGATCGCCGGGGCCTGGGACATCTCGGCGCCGTCCTGGACCCCGGACTGGTTCGGCAACAACGGGCGGGCCTTCCTGCAGCCGATGTTCCAGACCAATGAGTCCCGTGGCACCAGCAACTACGGGCTCTACAGCAACCCCGACGTCGACCGCCTGATCTTCCAGGCGCTGGCCACCCCCGATCGTGACCGGGCAAAACAGATCTGGCAGCAGGTCGACCTGCAGGTGATGGCGGACGCGGCGATCGTCCCGCTGCTCGTGCACGCCCCGACGATCCCGCACCTGTCCGGCAGCCGGGTCCGCAACGCCATCGCGATGCCGACGGTAGACCGGTGGTTCGACCTGTCCAACCTCTGGCTGGACCCACCGGACTGA
- a CDS encoding ABC transporter permease subunit, whose amino-acid sequence MTTTLAPSTSTPATTRRGAELRVTRSRVLLSEWTKFRSLRSTLHTLLLAVLLMIGLGAMFTAIAAHQPDGFNPGENAISTSLTGTFFAQLAIGVLGVLVISGEYSTGMIRASLTVVPSRLPMLWAKVSVLATAVLVTMLITSFTSFFLGQALLSERHLDASLADPGALRSIFGAALYLTVAGITGLALGALLRNAAAAIFTFVAVFFVIPPLTMLLPASLSDHFVQYLPSNAGAMMLNGTFGVANPLSPWTGFAVMCGYAVVLLALAGWRLRRLDA is encoded by the coding sequence ATGACCACCACCCTCGCGCCCAGCACCTCCACGCCGGCCACTACCCGTCGCGGCGCCGAGCTACGGGTGACCCGCTCGCGGGTGCTGCTGTCGGAATGGACCAAGTTCCGCTCGCTGCGCTCGACGCTGCACACGCTGCTGCTCGCCGTCCTGCTCATGATCGGCCTCGGCGCCATGTTCACCGCCATCGCCGCTCACCAGCCCGACGGCTTCAACCCCGGCGAGAACGCGATCTCGACCAGCCTGACCGGCACCTTCTTCGCCCAACTGGCCATCGGCGTGCTCGGGGTCCTGGTGATCAGCGGTGAGTACAGCACCGGGATGATCCGCGCCTCGCTGACGGTGGTGCCGAGTCGGCTGCCGATGTTGTGGGCCAAGGTGTCGGTGTTGGCCACAGCGGTGTTGGTCACCATGCTGATCACCAGCTTCACCTCGTTCTTCCTCGGCCAGGCGTTGCTCAGCGAGCGGCACCTGGACGCCTCGCTGGCCGACCCGGGCGCGCTGCGATCGATCTTCGGTGCGGCGCTGTACCTCACCGTCGCGGGTATCACCGGACTGGCCCTGGGGGCGTTGCTGCGCAACGCCGCCGCCGCGATCTTCACCTTCGTCGCGGTCTTCTTCGTGATCCCACCGCTGACGATGCTGCTGCCCGCCTCGCTCTCGGACCACTTCGTCCAGTACCTGCCCTCCAACGCCGGCGCGATGATGCTCAACGGCACCTTCGGGGTCGCCAACCCGCTGTCGCCCTGGACCGGGTTCGCGGTGATGTGCGGCTACGCGGTGGTCCTGCTCGCTCTCGCCGGATGGCGGCTGCGCCGCCTCGACGCCTGA
- a CDS encoding ATP-binding cassette domain-containing protein codes for MIEVENLSKRYGAKLAVDGLSFVVRPGMVTGFLGPNGAGKSTTMRMIAGLDEPSSGLVRVNGRDYRTAGAPMAELGVLLEARAVHTGRSARNHLLALAQTNGISRRRVEEVIEAVGLAQVAGKRAGGFSLGMGQRLGVASALLGEPKTVVLDEPANGLDPEGVLWMRTMLQGLAADGHTVFVSSHLMSEMALTATRLIVIGRGRLIADTTVQEFVARASSSTVMVRTPEAARLRGLLLSPDITVTEQQPDLLRIDGLTAEQIGVIAWQAQLPIYELATRQASLEEAFMTLTRDSVDYRSTAIATAAAVAA; via the coding sequence ATGATCGAGGTAGAGAATCTCAGCAAGCGTTATGGCGCGAAGCTCGCGGTGGACGGGCTGAGTTTCGTGGTCCGGCCGGGGATGGTGACCGGATTCCTGGGCCCGAACGGGGCCGGTAAGTCGACCACGATGCGGATGATCGCCGGGCTGGACGAGCCGAGCTCGGGTCTGGTGCGGGTCAACGGCCGTGACTACCGGACTGCCGGCGCGCCGATGGCCGAGCTGGGGGTGCTGCTGGAGGCCCGGGCGGTGCACACCGGCCGGTCAGCGCGCAACCACCTGCTGGCGCTGGCCCAGACCAACGGCATCAGCCGCCGCCGGGTGGAAGAGGTGATCGAGGCGGTCGGGCTGGCGCAGGTGGCCGGCAAGCGGGCCGGCGGGTTCTCCCTCGGGATGGGCCAGCGGCTGGGCGTGGCCTCTGCCCTGTTGGGCGAGCCGAAGACCGTGGTGCTGGACGAGCCGGCCAACGGCCTGGACCCCGAAGGGGTGCTGTGGATGCGCACCATGCTCCAGGGCCTGGCCGCCGACGGGCACACGGTGTTCGTCTCGTCCCACCTGATGAGTGAGATGGCGCTGACCGCGACCCGGCTGATCGTGATCGGCCGGGGCCGGCTGATCGCCGACACCACGGTGCAGGAGTTCGTCGCCCGCGCCTCCAGCAGCACGGTCATGGTCCGCACGCCCGAGGCGGCTCGGCTGCGCGGCCTGCTGCTGTCCCCCGACATCACCGTCACCGAGCAGCAGCCCGACCTGCTGCGGATCGACGGCCTGACCGCCGAGCAGATCGGCGTCATCGCCTGGCAGGCGCAGTTGCCCATCTATGAGCTGGCCACCCGACAAGCCTCACTGGAGGAAGCTTTCATGACCTTGACCCGCGACTCCGTCGACTACCGTTCCACCGCGATCGCAACCGCCGCGGCGGTGGCGGCATGA
- a CDS encoding TetR/AcrR family transcriptional regulator: MAKAARKSAAKAVEDGGAVERVPLSRDRVLRGAVAVADAGGIAALTIRTLAQELGVKPMSVYHYVANKDEILDGIVDLVFSEFELPEPGGDWRKQMRRRADSAREVLRRHPWATVLLQSRLNAGPATLRHHNAVIGALRGAGFTVEQTAHAFALIDSYLYGFAMSETALPIHGPESVADLAEEMVRRFPVDEYPHLFEFTTQHIMQPGYDFGAEFEFGLNLILDALASSLPHDGSEPSQ, encoded by the coding sequence ATGGCGAAGGCAGCGCGCAAGTCAGCGGCTAAGGCAGTGGAGGACGGCGGAGCTGTCGAGCGGGTGCCGCTCAGCCGGGACCGGGTGCTGCGCGGCGCGGTCGCGGTGGCCGACGCCGGCGGCATCGCGGCTCTCACGATCCGCACGCTGGCCCAGGAACTCGGGGTCAAGCCGATGTCGGTCTACCACTACGTGGCCAACAAGGACGAGATTCTCGACGGCATCGTCGACCTGGTCTTCAGCGAGTTCGAACTACCCGAGCCCGGCGGCGATTGGCGCAAACAGATGCGCCGGCGAGCCGACTCGGCCCGCGAGGTGCTTCGGCGCCATCCCTGGGCGACCGTGCTGCTGCAGTCGCGTCTCAACGCCGGCCCGGCCACCCTGCGACACCACAACGCGGTCATCGGCGCCCTGCGCGGGGCGGGCTTCACCGTCGAGCAGACCGCCCACGCCTTCGCCCTGATCGACAGCTACCTGTACGGCTTCGCGATGTCAGAGACCGCGCTGCCCATCCACGGCCCCGAGAGCGTCGCCGACCTCGCCGAAGAGATGGTGCGGCGGTTCCCGGTCGATGAGTACCCGCACCTGTTCGAGTTCACCACCCAGCACATCATGCAGCCGGGCTATGACTTCGGCGCGGAGTTCGAGTTCGGGCTCAACCTGATCCTCGACGCGCTGGCCAGCTCGCTCCCGCACGATGGCAGCGAACCGTCGCAGTAG
- a CDS encoding GNAT family N-acetyltransferase, with protein sequence MSGYSTPRPIGSEDDLADFDSGEPSLDEWLRKRSVINQATGASRCFVTCRDGRVVGYYALATGSVQRLAATPRVGQGMPEPIPVVLLGRLAVDLKEQGRRLGSQLLRDAIARTVAAAEIVGIRALLVHALHERAREFYLHYDFEQSPTDPLHLMLLMKDARKIVGRPG encoded by the coding sequence GTGAGCGGGTACTCGACTCCACGGCCTATTGGCAGCGAGGACGACCTCGCGGATTTCGACAGCGGCGAACCCAGTCTGGACGAGTGGCTGAGGAAGCGATCGGTAATCAACCAGGCGACTGGCGCATCCCGCTGCTTCGTGACCTGCCGCGACGGGCGCGTGGTCGGCTACTACGCGCTGGCGACAGGCAGTGTTCAGCGATTGGCGGCCACCCCGCGGGTGGGCCAGGGGATGCCTGAGCCGATCCCGGTGGTGCTGCTCGGCCGCTTAGCGGTGGACCTGAAGGAGCAGGGCCGTCGACTGGGCAGCCAACTGCTGCGTGACGCGATCGCTCGCACGGTAGCCGCGGCTGAGATCGTCGGAATTAGGGCGCTGCTGGTCCATGCGTTGCACGAGCGCGCACGCGAGTTCTACCTGCACTACGACTTCGAGCAGTCCCCGACCGACCCGCTGCATCTGATGTTGCTCATGAAGGACGCTCGCAAGATCGTCGGAAGGCCGGGTTAG
- a CDS encoding DUF1778 domain-containing protein, which produces MSVMKDSRLAVRLTSDQDALIRRAAEVAGTSITDFTVEAAVSHARDVLVDRRLFVLDDAAWQEFLAVLDRPVAPKPRLEKLFASESIFE; this is translated from the coding sequence ATGTCCGTGATGAAAGATTCTCGCCTCGCCGTTCGTCTGACCTCGGATCAGGATGCCTTGATACGTCGCGCAGCCGAGGTCGCAGGCACCAGCATCACTGACTTCACGGTTGAAGCGGCCGTGTCCCATGCCCGTGACGTCCTGGTCGATCGGCGGTTGTTCGTGCTCGACGACGCCGCGTGGCAGGAGTTTCTTGCCGTCCTGGATCGGCCGGTGGCGCCCAAGCCGAGGTTGGAGAAGCTGTTCGCCAGCGAGTCGATCTTCGAGTGA
- a CDS encoding EcsC family protein — translation MADTVGTSLEKASGQLQKLVTHVVQEGLGPITGSAAYALDRLARTRPGQADLGVSTAPPGSTGTVVGGDSGDGGDPEAAIRRIIRESVAASGTQGFITGLGGLMTLAVSLPANMAGSLIINARMVGAIAYLRGYKLDDPHTQAMIMLTAAGSSAQAVLSELGVVIGKQAAKQAIAAVPMAVIHKINAKAGFYLLAKYGTKRSAVTLAKMIPGVGGVMGGGVDATATRAIGQAAKKVFPA, via the coding sequence ATGGCAGACACCGTGGGCACATCCTTGGAGAAGGCCAGCGGCCAGCTGCAGAAACTCGTGACGCACGTAGTGCAGGAGGGCCTTGGACCTATCACTGGATCCGCTGCCTACGCACTCGATCGTCTCGCGCGGACGCGGCCCGGACAGGCGGATCTCGGCGTCAGCACTGCGCCACCGGGCAGCACGGGGACTGTGGTGGGTGGAGACAGCGGTGACGGCGGTGACCCCGAGGCAGCGATCCGGCGCATCATTCGTGAGTCCGTTGCCGCGTCTGGAACGCAGGGTTTCATCACGGGGCTGGGTGGCCTGATGACGCTGGCGGTGAGCCTGCCTGCCAACATGGCCGGCAGCCTGATCATCAACGCCCGGATGGTCGGAGCGATTGCTTATCTGCGCGGTTACAAGCTCGACGATCCGCACACCCAAGCCATGATCATGTTGACGGCTGCCGGTAGCAGCGCGCAGGCCGTTCTGTCTGAACTCGGAGTTGTGATCGGAAAGCAGGCCGCCAAGCAGGCGATCGCCGCGGTGCCGATGGCAGTGATCCACAAGATCAACGCAAAGGCCGGGTTCTACCTTCTCGCCAAGTACGGCACGAAGAGATCTGCCGTCACCCTTGCCAAGATGATCCCCGGAGTCGGGGGCGTCATGGGCGGCGGGGTAGACGCAACCGCCACCCGCGCAATCGGGCAAGCAGCCAAGAAGGTTTTCCCCGCCTAG
- a CDS encoding bifunctional salicylyl-CoA 5-hydroxylase/oxidoreductase, which yields MRIAIIGGGPGGLYFAALAKALDPDTEIRVWERNAAEDTFGFGVVFSDETLGGIEHADPVIYSRMAEQFARWDDIDIHFRGTLTTVGGQGFAAMSRKKLLQLLQERCAELGVDVRFRTEAPDVDTLSQDYDLVLACDGANSAVRTKYADVFRPSMEVGRNKYMWLGTDLVFEAFKFYICQTPYGIMQVHGYPYDATGSTFIVEMHDDVWQRAGFAESASTTFAPGVSDEKSVARVQELIGDILDGHQILLNNSKWQSFNTISNDTWRNGNVVLIGDAAHTAHFSIGSGTKLAMEDALALVACLHEHPDVPTAVQAYEAERRPVVLSTQRAARASLDWFENISHYVDQSPEQFAFNIVTRSRRITYDNLRLRDPEFVAGMDAWYSRHERDRYGADGFDQADPAGQPDRAAAEDAAPPMFHPFRLGRLELKNRVVVSPMDTYSAVDGMPTDFHLVHLGSRALGGAGLVMTEMICVSPTARITPGCSGIYTPEQEQAWARVVDFVHSQSTAKIGIQLGHSGRKGSTKLMWEGIDEPLPDGNWEIVGPSPLPYTPASPAPRELTQAELDEIKADFVACAEAGARAGFDMLELHCAHGYLLSSFLSPLSNVRTDHYGGELANRMRYPLEVFDAVRAAWPAERPVSVRISATDWYEGGNDIEAAVEIARAFAEHGSDAIHVSTGQVVKDEKPAYGRSYQTPYADRIRNDLGERYGVAVIAVGAIASFDDVNSVLLAGRADLVAVGRPHLYDPHWTLHAAAEQEYRGPGADWPAQYRAGSRKPPTGRTDGPRPRLTLIREPDPGTRHARWRPAR from the coding sequence ATGCGCATCGCAATCATCGGTGGTGGCCCCGGCGGGCTGTACTTCGCCGCGCTGGCCAAGGCGTTGGACCCCGACACCGAGATCCGGGTGTGGGAGCGCAACGCCGCCGAGGACACCTTCGGCTTCGGCGTCGTGTTCAGCGATGAGACCCTCGGCGGCATCGAGCACGCCGACCCGGTGATCTACTCCCGGATGGCCGAGCAGTTCGCCCGCTGGGACGACATCGACATCCACTTCCGCGGCACCCTGACCACGGTCGGCGGCCAGGGCTTCGCGGCCATGAGCCGCAAGAAGCTGCTGCAGTTGCTGCAGGAGCGCTGCGCCGAGCTCGGCGTGGACGTGCGGTTTCGCACCGAGGCGCCCGACGTCGACACCCTCAGCCAGGACTATGACCTGGTGCTGGCCTGCGACGGCGCGAACTCGGCGGTGCGCACCAAGTACGCCGACGTCTTCCGGCCCTCGATGGAGGTGGGCCGCAACAAGTACATGTGGCTGGGCACCGACCTGGTGTTCGAGGCCTTCAAGTTCTACATCTGCCAGACGCCGTACGGGATCATGCAGGTGCACGGCTACCCCTACGACGCCACCGGCAGCACCTTCATCGTCGAGATGCACGACGACGTCTGGCAGCGGGCCGGGTTCGCCGAGTCGGCCTCGACCACGTTCGCGCCGGGGGTCAGCGACGAGAAGTCCGTCGCCCGGGTCCAGGAGCTGATCGGTGACATCCTGGACGGCCACCAGATCCTGCTCAACAACTCCAAGTGGCAGAGTTTCAACACCATCTCCAACGACACCTGGCGAAACGGCAACGTGGTGCTGATCGGCGACGCCGCGCACACCGCGCACTTCTCGATCGGCTCGGGCACGAAGCTGGCGATGGAGGACGCGCTCGCGCTGGTCGCCTGCCTGCACGAGCATCCCGACGTGCCGACCGCGGTGCAGGCCTATGAGGCCGAACGCCGTCCGGTGGTGCTGTCGACCCAGCGCGCGGCCCGGGCCAGCCTGGACTGGTTCGAGAACATCAGCCACTACGTCGACCAGTCGCCGGAGCAGTTCGCGTTCAACATCGTCACCCGCAGCCGCCGCATCACCTATGACAACCTGCGGCTGCGCGACCCGGAGTTCGTGGCCGGCATGGACGCCTGGTACTCGCGGCACGAGCGGGATCGTTACGGGGCCGACGGGTTCGACCAGGCTGATCCGGCCGGCCAGCCTGACCGGGCGGCGGCCGAGGATGCCGCCCCGCCGATGTTCCACCCGTTCCGGCTCGGCCGGCTGGAGCTGAAGAACCGGGTGGTGGTCTCGCCGATGGACACCTACTCAGCGGTCGACGGCATGCCGACCGACTTTCACCTGGTGCACCTGGGCTCCCGGGCACTCGGCGGGGCCGGGCTGGTGATGACCGAGATGATCTGCGTGTCACCCACAGCGCGGATCACCCCGGGTTGCTCCGGCATCTACACCCCGGAACAGGAGCAGGCCTGGGCGCGGGTGGTGGACTTCGTCCACAGCCAGAGCACCGCCAAGATCGGCATCCAGCTCGGCCACTCGGGCCGCAAGGGCTCGACCAAGCTGATGTGGGAGGGCATCGACGAGCCGCTGCCGGACGGCAACTGGGAAATCGTCGGCCCGTCGCCGCTGCCCTACACACCGGCCAGCCCCGCGCCGCGCGAGCTGACCCAGGCCGAGCTGGACGAGATCAAGGCCGACTTCGTGGCCTGCGCCGAGGCCGGCGCCCGCGCCGGTTTCGACATGCTCGAACTGCACTGCGCGCACGGCTACCTGCTGTCCTCGTTCCTGTCCCCGCTGTCCAACGTCCGCACCGATCACTACGGCGGCGAGCTGGCCAACCGGATGCGCTACCCGCTCGAGGTCTTCGACGCGGTGCGTGCCGCCTGGCCCGCCGAGCGCCCGGTCAGCGTGCGGATCTCGGCGACCGACTGGTACGAGGGCGGCAACGACATCGAGGCGGCGGTCGAGATCGCCCGGGCGTTCGCCGAGCACGGCTCCGACGCCATCCACGTCTCGACCGGTCAGGTGGTCAAGGACGAGAAGCCGGCCTACGGGCGCAGTTACCAGACGCCGTATGCCGACCGGATCCGCAATGACCTCGGCGAGCGCTACGGCGTCGCGGTGATCGCGGTCGGCGCCATCGCCTCCTTCGACGACGTCAACTCGGTGCTGCTGGCCGGTCGCGCCGACCTGGTGGCGGTCGGCCGGCCGCACCTGTACGACCCGCATTGGACGCTGCACGCCGCCGCCGAGCAGGAGTACCGCGGCCCCGGCGCGGACTGGCCGGCGCAGTACCGCGCCGGCAGCCGCAAGCCGCCGACCGGCCGCACCGACGGGCCCCGGCCACGGCTGACCCTGATTCGCGAACCGGACCCGGGCACCCGGCACGCTCGCTGGCGCCCGGCCCGCTGA